Sequence from the Nocardiopsis sp. YSL2 genome:
GTCGGCCCGCCGAAGCGTCCGCGGGACGCGCGGGGCGGCGGGACCGTTCAGGGCTCCAGGCGGTCGATGGCCCAGCCGCCCGCGGGGTCGCGCAGGTAGCGGAACCGGTCGTGCATCCGGTCGGCGCCGCCCTGCCAGAACTCCACTTCCTCCGGCAGCAGCCGGTACCCGCCCCAGTAGGAGGGCCGGGGGATCTCCTCGTCGATCGCCCACACGTGGTCGAACTCGCGGTAGAGCCGGTCGAGCTCCTCACGGTCGGCGACCGGCTGCGACTGGCGTTCGCTGGCCCAGGCGCCGAGCTGGGAGCCGCGCGGGCGCGTCGCGAAGTAGCGGTCGTTCTCCTCGTCGCTGAGCCGCTCCACCCGCCCGGCGACCAGGACCTGGCGGCGGACGGCGTGCCAGGGGAAGACCACGCCGGCCCGGGGGTCCGCGGCCAGGGCCTGCCCCTTGCGCGAGGTGTAGTTGGTGAAGAAGCGCAGACCGGTGCTGTCGTAGCCCTTCATCAGCACGGTGCGCGAGCGGGGCATGCCGCTCGGCTCGACGGACGACAGCACCATGGCGTTGGGCTCGGCCAGTCCCGACTCGACGGCGTCGTTGAACCACAGATGGAACTGGGTCATCGGGTGGTCGGCCAGGTCCGAACGGCGCAGGGGGTCACCCATGTACGGTTTGCGCAGTTCGGCGGGGTCTTGGTGGTCCACAGGGTGCATCTTCTCGTGCCGGGGCTCCCCCGCGCCACCCGACGCCGGGCACGGGACCCGCCGGTTCGCCCGCCGCCCTCACCGGCACCCCTCCTCGATGACGGTCCTGGCCGTGACCCGTCCGCAGGCCGCGACGACGTGCTGGCGCCGCCCCTCCGTGTCCTGCGGCCCCACGGCGACCAGCTGGATCATACGGTCCTCGTACCAGTTTCCCTCGCCCGCCGGGCCGAAGCCGATGTAGCCGGACACCCCCGTGAGGCCCACCGTGTTCTGGACGTTGGTGAACAGTTGCACCCGTTCCTGCTCGAAACCCGTCGCGGTGGAGAGGTAGGGCGAGGGCTGCGCGCTCGGACTCGCGCTCGGACTCGGCGCCGGCGCCCACACCGGCGCCTTCCGGGCGGCGAGGGGGGCCGGCCGGTCGATGCGGCGCAGCGCCCGCGCGATGACGCGCAGGCCGTCGTTGGCCATGACCGCGTGCGCCGTGGAGGGCAGTCCGCCGTCCGCGGCGACGAGGTCGGCGTCGCTCCCCGGCTCGCCGTCCCCCGCGCCCTCGTCCGCGTCGCCGTCCCCCCGCGCGCTTGTCCCCTCGGTCCCTTCGTCCCCGTTCCCGTAGAGGTCCTGGACGAGGGCCTCGGCCGCCTCGTAGAACGCGCGCTCGCTCGTGCTCGTGTACTGGCTCCACGCGCCGCTGGCCGCCAGGGGCGTATAGAAGACGGGGTAGTCGGAGGCGCGGCCGATCACGTCGGCGTTGTCCGTGACGAACTTGGCGATGTCGTCGCCGCCCAGCACGGCCATGCCGGCCTCCGGGCACACCCCCTCCTCCTGGAGCTGGACGTGCACGTCCATGAAGTCGACCGACCGGCCGGCGAAGTAGAGCAGGTCGGGCGGTTCGTCGGCGCAGATCCGCTCCAGGTGCTCGGCGATGCTCGTGCCCCCGCTGCGGTACGGCAGGACACCGTCGACGGACTCCAGCCGGTCCTGGCCGTGGGAGACCGGTTCGGGGTCGAGGCCGTCGCTCCACGCCGTCCCGCCGAGCGAGGTGAACTCGCGCATGAACTCGACCGCCAGGTGCGGGCCGTAGCTCTCGCCGGCGTTGTCGTCGGCGACGGCGACCGCCGTGCGCGCCGGGGCGAGGCTGGGGGCCGTCCCCTCTCCCACGAGTTCGCCGCCGTTCCACGGCACCCCCTCGTAGGCCCACAGCGCGGCCTGGCGGGCGATGCGGGTGTTGGAGGGGGCGAGGGGGAAGAAGTACTGGCTGTACTCGCTGCCCACGGAGGCGACCCGGTCGTAGGTGGCGGTGGTGCCGACCATCGGGATCCGGGCGGCACCGAGTTCGAGGATGGCCTCGGTGTTGGGCTGCACGCTCTGGCCGAAGCCGACGGCGGCGATCGGGCGGTCCATGCCCAGGCGCTCCTCCTGGGAGCGCGCCACGATCATCTCCGCGACCTCCTTGGCGTGGGCCCAGTCCACACCCGTGTTGGCCAGCAGGAGCTTGATCGCGGGGACGTCGGACGTCCCCGCGGACTGGTTGTGCTCCCGCTGCTGGTGGGCCAGGCCGAGGAGTTCGCCCTGGACCCCGGCCAGGGCGAGGTCGCCGTCGCCGGGCACGGTGAGCTCCCCGACGTAGGCGACCGTGACGTAGGGGGAGTCGTCGCCGATGGCCTCGTTCTGCTCGTGGATGCGGTCGCTGACCTCCGCCAGGCGGTCGTGGAAGTCGAAGTCCCCGTCGGTGATCCCGACGCAGTCGTCGCCGTGGCGGACGATGCCCCGTGGCGGCAGCACGCCCTCGGCGACGCAGGGGTTGTGGTCCTGGACGACGGTGGGCACGACCGTCCAGGCCAGGAGCACGATCGGGGCGAGGGCGATCGCGGTGCCCCCGGTCCAGGCGCCGACCAGGGCCGGGGCGGTGAGGACCCAGCGGTCCGCGCGGGGGCCCGCGTGCCGACCCCACGCGTCCCGCTCGCCCTTCACCGGGACGGTCAGCGTCCTCGTCCGGCCCAGGAGCCCGGCGGAGTAGCGGGCGTAGGACCAGCCCGCGACGGATCCGGGGCGGGCCGGGGCGTCGTCGGCCCCCGGCAGCGAGCCGTAGCGAGCGGGGTCGGGAACGGTGTCCACCAGAGAGCGATCGCCCTCGGCGCGGACCTGCACGATCAGCAGGGGGTCGGGGAGGCCCCGGCGCAACCGCTCGTCCTCGATCAGGCGCACCAGGTAGCGGCCCACCCGGCCGAGCCGGCTCTGGTCCACGATGAGCACCGGCCGCAGGTCGCGCCCCCGTGCCGGGGCGAACCGACGCCGGGCGGTACCGCCGTAGACGGCGGCGAGATCGTCGAGGAAGGCGTTGACCGCGAGGCGGTGGACGCCGGCCGGCCGGGACCTGCGCTGTGGACCGGTACCGGTGCGGCCGGGCCGGGGCCCGGCGACGGCGGCCTCCGCGCGGGGGCGCCCCACCCCGGTGAGCCGGGGCCACCAGGGGGTGGCCGCGGGAACGGGGTGTTCGGTGTCCGCGGCGCAGTACGCCTCCGTGGCGCTCTGGAGGTTCAGCAGGTTGAGGACCTGGACGCCCCGGGACCGGTGGTTGGTCGGCCGGGTCTCGGGACCGTCGGCGTCCTCGCTGTCGGTCACGTAGCCGTGGCGGTTCAACCAGCGGTAGGAGCGCCACGGCAGGACGAGGAACGGGGCGAGGGAGCAGTAGACGACGAGGAGGATCACCGCCGCCACGGCTCCGACGATGTTGTTGACGCCCTGGGCGACGGTGTTCAGGGAGTTGACGATGCTGACGGTACCGAGGGCGAGGGGCGCGACGAAGGCGACGAGGTTGACGACGAACTGGAGCGGGGTGATGAGGCGTTCGTCGAAGCGGCCGAAGCTGACGTTGGCGGAGAGCCGGGCGATCCAGGCCGCCACGGTGTGCAGGGCCCGGCTGTAGTGGTCCAGCAGGCCGAGCCGGCTCCCCCGTCGCCCGGCGCCGAGGGCCCGGGCCCTGGTCGCCTGCTCCTTGAGGTACTGCAACCGGACCCGCCGCAGCTCGGCGATGACGTGGATCTGGGCCCGCTGCCCGTCCTTGAGGGGCTGGCGCGCCGGGTCGGCCTGCGCCTGGCGCTCGTCCGCGCTCTTCTTGTCGGACTCCTGCTGGTTGAGGACGTCGCCGCGGATCTTGTCGAAATTGCACTCGCGCAGCATGAGCAGCGACCGCAGTCGCCGGAAGCGCGCGTGCGGCGGCGGCCTGCGCAGGCGGCCGCCCGCCGGACGGTCCTGGTCGGCCCGCTCGACCAGTCGGCGCATGAGCTTGTACAGCTCGTCGGTGCTGGCGTAGACCTCGGTGCCCTCGGGTCCGCCCGGGGCGGTCTCGGCGGAGTCCAGGGGCAGCCGCCAGACCAGGTGGGAGCCGCAGCGGTCGACCAGGTCGGCGACCACCGCCTCGCGGTCGCCGCCGGCCGGCACCTCCAGGTCCAGGACCGGCGGGGGCTCGGCGACGTCGCCGCGTTGGACACGGCTGTGGCGGTCCACGGGGATCCGGCGCGCCGCGCGGCGTTCGAGCCGGGCCGCGATCCGGGGGAGCCTGCGGCCGGGACGCTCACGCAGAGCGTCGAAGGCCTCCAGGTGGGGAAACGTCGCAACGGTGTTCTCGTCGTCAAGGACGCCGGTCTTGTCCTCGGCCACGTCCACGCCCTCCCACGGCTCGTCCTGTTCCTGTGTCACCCCCCCGGTGGCCGCCCCATTAGACCGCACACATCCCTGTTTCTTCACCCCTTCGCGTTGAATCCGCACTGACCCATATCGGCCACGACGTCGGAGCCTGTGAAGCACTGGTGCTCCCTCACGTGATTTCCCGCGACGAGAAACCGCCCTGACCGGTGGTGTCGTGACCGCGGCCACTACCCTGGTGACCGTGACCGACGAGATTCAGATTCCCGCGAACCTGCTGCCCGCCGACGGCCGCTTCGGCAGTGGCCCGTCCAAAGTCCGCCCAGCGCAGCTCGACGCGCTGGCCGCCTCCGGCTCCCGCTACATGGGGACCTCCCACCGCCAGAAGCCGGTGAAGTCCCTGGTCTCCCGCGTGCGTTCCGGCGTGCGCGACCTGTTCTCCCTGCCCGAGGGCTACGAGGTCGTGCTCGGCAACGGCGGCACCACCGCCTTCTGGGACATCGCCGCCCACGGGCTGCTGCGCTCCAAGTCGCAGCACCTGTCCTTCGGTGAG
This genomic interval carries:
- the pdxH gene encoding pyridoxamine 5'-phosphate oxidase, encoding MDHQDPAELRKPYMGDPLRRSDLADHPMTQFHLWFNDAVESGLAEPNAMVLSSVEPSGMPRSRTVLMKGYDSTGLRFFTNYTSRKGQALAADPRAGVVFPWHAVRRQVLVAGRVERLSDEENDRYFATRPRGSQLGAWASERQSQPVADREELDRLYREFDHVWAIDEEIPRPSYWGGYRLLPEEVEFWQGGADRMHDRFRYLRDPAGGWAIDRLEP